Part of the Benincasa hispida cultivar B227 chromosome 12, ASM972705v1, whole genome shotgun sequence genome is shown below.
NNNNNNNNNNNNNNNNNNNNNNNNNNNNNNNNNNNNNNNNNNNNNNNNNNNNNNNNNNNNNNNNNNNNNNNNNNNNNNNNNNNNNNNNNNNNNNNNNNNNNNNNNNNNNNNNNNNNNNNNNNNNNNNNNNNNNNNNNNNNNNNNNNNNNNNNNNNNNNNNNNNNNNNNNNNNNNNNNNNNNNNNNNNNNNNNNNNNNNNNNNNNNNNNNNNNNNNNNNNNNNNNNNNNNNNNNNNNNNNNNNNNNNNNNNNNNNNNNNNNNNNNNNNNNNNNNNNNNNNNNNNNNNNNNNNNNNNNNNNNNNNNNNNNNNNNNNNNNNNNNNNNNNNNNNNNNNNNNNNNNNNNNNNNNNNNNNNNNNNNNNNNNNNNNNNNNNNNNNNNNNNNNNNNNNNNNNNNNNNNNNNNNNNNNNNNNNNNNNNNNNNNNNNNNNNNNNNNNNNNNNNNNNNNNNNNNNNNNNNNNNNNNNNNNNNNNNNNNNNNNNNNNNNNNNNNNNNNNNNNNNNNNNNNNNNNNNNNNNNNNNNNNNNNNNNNNNNNNNNNNNNNNNNNNNNNNNNNNNNNNNNNNNNNNNNNNNNNNNNNNNNNNNNNNNNNNNNNNNNNNNNNNNNNNNNNNNNNNNNNNNNNNNNNNNNNNNNNNNNNNNNNNNNNNNNNNNNNNNNNNNNNNNNNNNNNNNNNNNNNNNNNNNNNNNNNNNNNNNNNNNNNNNNNNNNNNNNNNNNNNNNNNNNNNNNNNNNNNNNNNNNNNNNNNNNNNNNNNNNNNNNNNNNNNNNNNNNNNNNNNNNNNNNNNNNNNNNNNNNNNNNNNNNNNNNNNNNNNNNNNNNNNNNNNNNNNNNNNNNNNNNNNNNNNNNNNNNNNNNNNNNNNNNNNNNNNNNNNNNNNNNNNNNNNNNNNNNNNNNNNNNNNNNNNNNNNNNNNNNNNNNNNNNNNNNNNNNNNNNNNNNNNNNNNNNNNNNNNNNNNNNNNNNNNNNNNNNNNNNNNNNNNNNNNNNNNNNNNNNNNNNNNNNNNNNNNNNNNNNNNNNNNNNNNNNNNNNNNNNNNNNNNNNNNNNNNNNNNNNNNNNNNNNNNNNNNNNNNNNNNNNNNNNNNNNNNNNNNNNNNNNNNNNNNNNNNNNNNNNNNNNNNNNNNNNNNNNNNNNNNNNNNNNNNNNNNNNNNNNNNNNNNNNNNNNNNNNNNNNNNNNNNNNNNNNNNNNNNNNNNNNNNNNNNNNNNNNNNNNNNNNNNNNNNNNNNNNNNNNNNNNCGGAGGAGAtcatgaccgaggagatcgttgaggacgagcgcgaagtgttcgtgctgtgttcgtaCGGTGTTGCTGTCATGTAGATCGGGTGCTCGTGGTTGCTATGATCGATCAGAGTGTGCAtcagagcgtggagacgcttctgccgaTGTTCGTATAAAGTTTGTCTCTTTGTACATTTATTGTTCATGCCATAATTACTCTATATATTTGCATATCCActtgtattgaagtcgactataaatttattgttgattcatgattgtaatttggaattgtcTTGCTTTCGCTGCTCACGAAAATCATCGTTCCAATTTCCTTCAAGAAGCACACCCGCtgaccccattgcgatggcaaaaaggGATGTcgaagtctttgttttgcaggaaacaggtATCACCCCATGCGATGATCACCCGAGGACAAAAAGAGTAACGCATTCGTGGTGCATGCGATGATTAATCGTggacaaaaagagcaacgcattcacaccgcatgcgacgatcaaTCATGGATAAAAAGAGCGACGCATTCGCggggatttctgaaattgtacagcttttctgttgtacgatctgacaaattgaatgtggagaGAGCGGACGTTTCCATCAAGCCTCGAcagaaaaagtaacttttcaaAGCGGGACCATTGACAAAGGAGGTGCTaaagtctataaatagctacatcaacaccaaagaaaggaggctggtctgaagagacattcATAGAGAGTCCGGGAGATAGATGAGACAAGTCTGAAAGGAAGTCTCAGGAGCCAGAAATTCATTCACAATCCCAAAGAGAAGCTCTGTGTAAGAGTCATTTCTACCTAGGGAACTATCTTGAGAAGGAAGTCCTCCACCTCACTCCTCCTATATGCCGACAAGCAAAACAACTCCGATtgggatccgtgtcaagacattgagaTGCTGTCCTCATTTGTTCTTACTTTCTGTTCATCAGCTGTTATTCAGTTCTGATCTTTCATTCATCTATCTGTAACAAATGCTTTATCTTTATCcgtaatatcattatcatattcgtcttcatctctctgttcaccaccatacattcatcttccatttctctcaccatgtgtaactaatcctccAAGGTAAGGGGGAATGATTAAGTGAGTAAGTTaatccatgttgaagaagtcaactaagtttagctaacgcatgctcaacgaaatcttcacctgtgaaagcagaagtgaagatctTAATCCACCTCTCAaaagaaggttgatagaatgtgttaactaaagcaagaagtatttccagagatggaaacaaccttgtgttcgCAATGTACATCCCtgttcaccatagagatatgggaacgcgaccgctcactgagaggtgtaagccaaaggaaggcggaaccttagttgcatcctcaaTAGGATTCATAAACTTGCAATGTCCTTTCCCCCAACCCGTTCTCATTCTGATAcctttcacaagacttgccatcgcattcccTCATACACTTGCACAACTTCacatttattcatttatatgtttatttatttggttgtcgccgcattttacttttcaaacaCAACACATTATTATATTGATTTacgtcgcatgtatcacatcaATATCGTATCTAGCATTGCAATCCCTATGTtcaacctcagatcactctgagaaacttgcgatggaattatacttagttccaacgcaagaaaacttatgacacgcATATACTACATGAATGCATACTACGAACGCATCTCAgcagcatcacatacattattttaaagcgtagtatcacatataatatctAGAAGCGTGATTAAGACAATGCAACACATATCATACATATCATCAGTCTTTGTGGTGGAATTACATCCAGCACAATTGACAAGCGAACAAGTTTTTGACACCGTTGCCGAGGAGTGGCAATTTTAGTGCtaaatatttttatgatattgtGTAGGACAGATTTCTGGAGTACAGTGTGCTTAAGCGAAGAGCAGCTAATGGTGCATGAGTACTAGAATGGATCCAGAATTCAACGCCAACCCAGAAATCGAGAGAACCTTTCGCAAAAGAGCACGCCAAACCCGTACTAGGCATAGAAGAAATATGGCGAACAACAATGAGAGGCCAGAAAGGAATCAGGGAATGAATCGGCCGTCGTAAGACCCAGTCTTTCTGGCTGCTGACCACAACATtcctatgaggaactatgcggcaCCTAATTTATACGATTTCTCATCGGGTATCGCAAGGCTTACAATAGAGGAGAACGCCAGATTCGAAATTAAGCCTATCATGCTCCAGATGATTCAGAATTTGGGTCAATTTTGAGGTTTGCAAGGAGAGGACCCGCATGCACATCTAACCAGTTTTGTCGAGATGTGCAATACATTCTCCATTATTGACGTGACTCCCGAAGGCATCAAACTCTATCTTTTTCCGTACACACTTAGAGaggaagcaaagaggtgggctcattcgttggagccaaatgagataaATTCTTGGGATCAGTTGGTTGAaaggttcatgaagaagttcttccctcccGCCGTCAATGCAAGAAGACGGCGGGAAGTGttaaattttgaccaaacagAAAATGAAACTCTGAGCACTGCATGGGCGCGCTTTCGACGATTGGTGAAGAACTGTCCGCATATTAGGATTCCTGATTGTGTCTTCATGGAAACTTTTtacaatggcctgaacagagTAATGCAAGCAGTTGCAGACGCCTCCGCGGTAGGAAGGTTTATGGATAGAACGTATACTGAAGCAAAAGTCATCCTAGATCACATCTCGTGAAATACAGATGACTGGGTTGATGACGGATATGGAGGGAGAGGCACAGAACGAAGGAAAATAGATAGCGCCATTGTACCAGTGGATACAATGACCACGCTGGCCCCGAGATGCCTCAATTCTCCAAACCATGGCTATAAATCAAGGAACTCTCTCTTAGAGTGCAGCGCAAGCCAATGCGCTGACGCAAGTGGCAACAGTAAGTTGTATACAATGCGGAGAGGGTCATTCAATGGAAGTCTGCCTGTCAAACTAACAATCAGTATATTCTATCCATAACANATACAATGCGGAGAGGGTCATTCAATGGAAGTCTGCCTGTCAAACTAACAATCAGTATATTCTATCCATAACAACCCCTTTAGCAACACATATAACCCAGGTTGGAGGAATCATCCcaacttcagttggggaggGAACAACGACCAGGGAGGCCAGAGAAATATGCAGACCAATCATTCCAGGAATAGAGGAAATCCTCCAGGTTTTCACCACTATGGTCAAGGCCAGAGTAATTATCAGAATAGGAAACCGCACAACCAACCCTCTTCATCTAACACCTCATCCAATTCATCGTCCTTGAAAGCACTGCTCAAATAATACATAGAAAAGAACGATGCAATCATGCAATCGCAAGCATCTTCCATCAGGAATTTGGAAGTGTAGGTCGGGCAGCTTGCGACCAAACTTAAAAACAGAACACCTGGTACACTACCCAGTAGCACAGAAGTGCCCAGATCTAGTGGGAAAGAACAATGTCGAGCGGTGACATTGAGAAGCGGTAGAAAGGCGGTTCTCATGTCAATAGTACTAGAATCAGTAGGACGATCAGAAGAAACAATCACCAACAATGACCACTCGATTACGAACATCAGAACCACCAGTTTGGAAGCAACTACCACTATGCAGAATGAATCTTCACTGAACCCAGAACCAAATTCATCGCAAACTCCAGCCCCAAGAACACAGGAAGTGAGGGACCTCAAAGAACAGTCAATTGATCAAGAAGTACGGCGGGATCCTCCAACATTCCCATCTaggttgaaaaagaaagacgATAGTAAGCAATTCAAGAGGTTTCTGGATGTTCTACGACAGCTACATATCAACATTCCCCTAGTAGAATCGTTGGAACAAATGCCCAGCTATGTGAAATTCCTCAAAGATATATTCGCCAATAAGAGAAAgatcggggaaaatgaaacCGTTGCACTAACATACGAGTGTAGTGCACTCTTCCAGAACAATATCcccaagaaaatgaaagatttggggaGCTTCACATTGCCATGCTCAATCGGGGGGAAAGAAGTCGAAAATGCGCTCTGTGACTTAGGGGCAAGTATCAACCCGATGCCCTTATCAATCTTCAAGAAGTTAAACATTGGCAACGCAAGGCCTACCACAGTCACGTTGCAGTTGGCTGATAGGTCAATAACGCATCCagagggcaagatagaggatgtGCTTGTGcaagtggagaaattcatctttccagTTGACTTCATTATACTAGACTACGAAGCTGACACTGAGGTGCCGATCATATTGGGTTGCCCGTTTCTTGTAACGGGGCGCACGCTGATCGACGTACAAAAAGGAGAGCTCACTATAAGGGTCGACAATCAGCATGTGAAGTTTAACGTTCTCAATACGTTGAAATACCTAAATGATATGGAAAACTGCTAGTATCTTGGAGAACTACGGGAAGAACAATGGCACAAGTTACAGGAAGCAACGGAAGAAGAAAACTTTGAGGTTGGCGCAATGCTAGAGGAGAGTTGTGCCACAATACAATCTGACCAAGATTTTGAATCGATAAAGTTATCTGAATGATTAACACAATGAACTAAGCCATCCTTGGAAGAACCACCTGTGTTGGAGTTGAAGGCGCTACTAGTGCACCTCAAATACGTTTACTTAAGAGGTAACGACACTCTACCAGTCATAATCTCTGCCTCGCTGAGCAAAGAAAATGAGGAAGCACTTATTCAGATCCTCTAGAAATACGCTAAAGCTTTGGGATGGACCTTAGCAGACATTCGAGGGATCAGTCCCTTGTAatgcatgcacaagattcgtcttGAAAAGGGAAAAACCGAATTCGTAGAGAGGCAGTGCCGTCTAaaccctgccatgagggaggttgtCAAGAAAGAAATTGTGAAATGGTTTGATACAGGTGTCATTTACCCcatatctgatagcagctgggtaTGCCCAGTGTAGTgcgttccaaagaaagggggtaTAACCGTCGTCACCAACagcaagaatgaattaattccaaccAGAACAACTACGGGGTGGAGGATATGCATGAATTATTGCAAACTGAATTTGGCCACAAAGAAGGACCATTTTCCAGTAccgtttattgatcaaatgttggatTGGCTTGTAGGGAATGAATTCTTTTGCTTTcttgatgactattcaaggtaCAACTAGATTGCGATTGCACcggaagatcaagacaagacaacGTTCACATGCCCATTCAGCACATTTGCATTCCGCCACATGCCATTTGGACTTTGCAACGCACCAGGCACCTTCCAAAGTTGTATGATGGCGATTTTTTCAGATTTCCTAGAAGAGTCAGTCAAGGTGTTCATGGATGACTTTTCGACTTTTGGCAACACCTATGAATCTTGTTTATCAAATTTGGAAACATTTTTGAAGAGATGCGTAGaaacaaatttggttttgaactgggagaaatgccattttatggtagaAGAAGGAATAGTGTTGGGTCACAAGATATCGAAGGTAGGATTGGAAGTGGATCAAGCAATGACGCAATTGCCAAGTTACCAACACCAGTAAATGTGAAAAAACTTAGGAGTTTTCTGGGACATGCGGGGATCTATCGAAGATTCATCCACAACTTTTCTCAAATCGCAAGACCCCTAAGTGCGCTCCTCGAGATTGATCGCAAATATGAATTTAATGATGCATACGCTGAAGCGTTCCACACGCTGAGAAATGCACTTATCACCGTACCAATTCTGGTTACGCCCGActggacgcaaccatttgcaCTGATGTGCGACGAAGTGGATATGCAGTGGGCGCAATCTTAAGCCAGCGAAAAACAGAGTTTTGCATCCTATATATTATGCCAGTAAGACATTAAATGATTCGCAAGAAAATTGTacaaccacagaaaaagaaatgctcgcagtggtgtTTTCCCTGGAGAAATTTCAATAGTACCTGATCGTATGTGGTGGTGTATACAGATCACTCTACGATCAAATACCTCATAACAAAAAAGGACACAAAACCAAGACTGATTAGGTGGGTACTACTcctgcaagaatttgacctagaaatcaaaGACCAGAAGGGCACTGAGAACCAAGTCACAGATCATTTATCACGTTTAGAAAATTGTGAGGTTCAGAAGAGACAGAAAGAGATTGAAGAGAGATTCCCtaataactggcagaaatgctagttattataagccttttatttagaatttgcgaaaaattgagttttgcgtcaattagcacctaaatcctcactgaccccaatattatgcgttactccatgccaaagtgtatttttgtagctatcacagACAActgcatgcgctgaagccaggtgATCGCAAAGACAAACACATGAGCTAAGCAATCGTAGATGGTAATcacatgcatccaacgcatgaAAGTTGCAGTAATCACATGCGTCTAATGCATGGAAATTGTAGTGACCAAATGGAGATTGTAGCCACGGAGTgatagccataatagaagattgcgatgggtagaacgcattgataacttcagctaaattaagctaggatgcctaccttgggagtatcaacaagataaggcgatgtgacaatgcTCATACCGCGATAAAAGTAGCAGTGAGCTATACTGTCATCATTATAGCTGTTGGCGTCTAAACTCTATAAGACATCCAaatttctgcctcaaggcagaggtttgtgatcacagatgagagcttgaaagagaattttagtgagaattcttcatctctacaacccagaccgagtgacgatcggagcattcactggagatagagctcgagagagacatctccaccattcaaccatgacACCACTGGCAACCTTAATGCAGAGTCCTTCCTTTCTCTTCTAATCTCTATGTTGTATTACATTCTAGCTTAAGGTATTAAGAGAATTTGTGATAAATGCAAATCTTAACTCTTTCATTGtcgtcttcttcatcttcttcatctctatcatagtttatcttcagcgtttaGTTATCAAAGATAATCACATGTTATTCGTGCAACCTAAAGATAGGACGCATGAAgaaacccaccgagaggtgtgtgttatgcgagtatagtgaattaatcctctttgcttggtgaaaggctgtagcaacccctgtctatgggatgttgcattgcttgtctataagttaaatagccgcgtGTGTacatccattaaacttctttttatttttcttttcattgccTCAAACGAAGCAGAGATCATTGTCACATTgctcttatcttgttgatactccaaGGTATTGCGTCCGAGCttaatttagctgaagttatcaacgcgTTTATATCCCAATCTTCTATTATGGTATCACTCGTGGCCGCAATCTCCATTTGTCACTGCAATTCCCCATGCGTTAGACGCATTGATTACCGCAATTTCCATGCGTTGACGCATGTGATACCGTTATGATGCTTAGCTCATGCATTTGTCTTTACGATCACCTGgctcagcgcatgcgtttgtatgcaatagctacaaaaatagacacttatGCATTTTCACCCATgtgtctgaggtcatgcgtcggatTGAAGAGCGCTTAAActaatatgcaatgaccacgacattcctatcacaagttttcttgcgctcatgccaagtataacgcaaaacacaagtttctcagaatattCGAGGTCGaaacagggacttgtcactctaATTCTTGTGAAGATAATNNNNNNNNNNN
Proteins encoded:
- the LOC120067659 gene encoding uncharacterized protein LOC120067659; the protein is MSIVLESVGRSEETITNNDHSITNIRTTSLEATTTMQNESSLNPEPNSSQTPAPRTQEVRDLKEQSIDQEVRRDPPTFPSRLKKKDDSKQFKRFLDVLRQLHINIPLVESLEQMPSYVKFLKDIFANKRKIGENETVALTYECSALFQNNIPKKMKDLGSFTLPCSIGGKEVENALCDLGASINPMPLSIFKKLNIGNARPTTVTLQLADRSITHPEGKIEDVLVQVEKFIFPVDFIILDYEADTEVPIILGCPFLVTGRTLIDVQKGELTIRVDNQHVKFNVLNTLKYLNDMENC
- the LOC120067661 gene encoding uncharacterized mitochondrial protein AtMg00860-like, whose protein sequence is MRRNKFGFELGEMPFYGRRRNSVGSQDIEGRIGSGSSNDAIAKLPTPVNVKKLRSFLGHAGIYRRFIHNFSQIARPLSALLEIDRKYEFNDAYAEAFHTLRNALITVPILVTPDWTQPFALMCDEVDMQWAQS